The Chlorocebus sabaeus isolate Y175 chromosome 16, mChlSab1.0.hap1, whole genome shotgun sequence genome window below encodes:
- the CHD3 gene encoding chromodomain-helicase-DNA-binding protein 3 isoform X4, which translates to MASPLRDEEEEEEEMVVSEEEEEEEEEGDEEEEEVEAADEDDEEDDDEGVLGRGPGHDRGRDRHSPPGCHLFPPPPPPPPPPLPPPPPPPPPDKDDIRLLPSALGVKKRKRGPKKQKENKPGKPRKRKKRDSEEEFGSERDEYREKSESGGSEYGTGPGRKRRRKHREKKEKKTKRRKKGEGDGGQKQVEQKSSATLLLTWGLEDVEHVFSEEDYHTLTNYKAFSQFMRPLIAKKNPKIPMSKMMTILGAKWREFSANNPFKGSAAAVAAAAAAAAAAVAEQVSAAVSSATPIAPSGPPALPPPPAADIQPPPIRRAKTKEGKGPGHKRRSKSPRVPDGRKKLRGKKMAPLKIKLGLLGGKRKKGGSYVFQSDEGPEPEAEESDLDSGSVHSASGRPDGPVRTKKLKRGRPGRKKKKVLGCPAVAGEEEVDGYETDHQDYCEVCQQGGEIILCDTCPRAYHLVCLDPELDRAPEGKWSCPHCEKEGVQWEAKEEEEEYDEEGEEEGEKEEEDDHMEYCRVCKDGGELLCCDACISSYHIHCLNPPLPDIPNGEWLCPRCTCPVLKGRVQKILHWRWGEPPVAVPAPQQADGNPDVPAPRPLQGRSEREFFVKWVGLSYWHCSWAKELQLEIFHLVMYRNYQRKNDMDEPPPLDYGSGEDDGKSDKRKVKDPHYAEMEEKYYRFGIKPEWMTVHRIINHSVDKKGNYHYLVKWRDLPYDQSTWEEDEMNIPEYEEHKQSYWRHRELIMGEDPAQPRKYKKKKKELQGDGPPSSPTNDPTVKYETQPRFITATGGTLHMYQLEGLNWLRFSWAQGTDTILADEMGLGKTIQTIVFLYSLYKEGHTKGPFLVSAPLSTIINWEREFQMWAPKFYVVTYTGDKDSRAIIRENEFSFEDNAIKGGKKAFKMKREAQVKFHVLLTSYELITIDQAALGSIRWACLVVDEAHRLKNNQSKFFRVLNGYKIDHKLLLTGTPLQNNLEELFHLLNFLTPERFNNLEGFLEEFADISKEDQIKKLHDLLGPHMLRRLKADVFKNMPAKTELIVRVELSPMQKKYYKYILTRNFEALNSRGGGNQVSLLNIMMDLKKCCNHPYLFPVAAMESPKLPSGAYEGGALIKSSGKLMLLQKMLRKLKEQGHRVLIFSQMTKMLDLLEDFLDYEGYKYERIDGGITGALRQEAIDRFNAPGAQQFCFLLSTRAGGLGINLATADTVIIFDSDWNPHNDIQAFSRAHRIGQANKVMIYRFVTRASVEERITQVAKRKMMLTHLVVRPGLGSKAGSMSKQELDDILKFGTEELFKDENEGENKEEDSSVIHYDNEAIARLLDRNQDATEDTDVQNMNEYLSSFKVAQYVVREEDKIEEIEREIIKQEENVDPDYWEKLLRHHYEQQQEDLARNLGKGKRVRKQVNYNDAAQEDQDNQSEYSVGSEEEDEDFDERPEGRRQSKRQLRNEKDKPLPPLLARVGGNIEVLGFNTRQRKAFLNAVMRWGMPPQDAFTTQWLVRDLRGKTEKEFKAYVSLFMRHLCEPGADGSETFADGVPREGLSRQQVLTRIGVMSLVKKKVQEFEHINGRWSMPELMPDPSADSKRSSRASSPTKTSPTTPEASATNSPCTSKPATPAPSEKGEGIRTPLEKEEAENQEEKPEKNSRIGEKMDTEVDAPSPAPSLGERLEPRKIPLEDEVPGVPGEMELEPGYRGDREKSEDVKGDRELRPGPRDEPRSNGRREEKTEKPRFMFNIADGGFTELHTLWQNEERAAISSGKLNEIWHRRHDYWLLAGIVLHGYARWQDIQNDAQFAIINEPFKTEANKGNFLEMKNKFLARRFKLLEQALVIEEQLRRAAYLNLSQEPAHPAMALHARFAEAECLAESHQHLSKESLAGNKPANAVLHKGKGRGGPARGRAHNAASEPAGGVAERHEGGRDPPASHAIPNTPHRSPPSDVRAQHPQPAGQQGHGASPHTGLPPGSLRYTSGVRGSLQRRTRRGPGRRRRQLQPDACRVLHHSRHQRPSSAGEEGEGNGGGIGVRRAGSEGAPSRGGDLYRRLTGSQACPSPRPRPRGRPPAQVLGPAASPPPSPPLGPSLG; encoded by the exons ATGGCTTCCCCTCTGagggacgaggaggaggaggaggaggagatggtggtgtcggaggaggaagaagaggaggaagaagagggcgacgaggaggaggaggaggtggaggcggCCGACGAGGACGATGAGGAGGACGACGACGAGGGAGTACTCGGGCGCGGGCCGGGCCACGACCGGGGCCGCGACCGCCACAGCCCCCCCGGCTGCCACCTcttcccgccgccgccgccgccgccgccgccaccgctgcccccgccgccgccgcccccgccgccaG ATAAGGATGACATTCGGCTGCTGCCTTCAGCATTGGGTGTGAAGAAGAGAAAACGAGGACCCAAGAAGCAGAAGGAGAACAAGCCAGGAAAACCCCGAAAACGCAAGAAGCGT gaCAGTGAGGAGGAATTTGGTTCTGAGCGAGATGAGTACCGGGAGAAGTCAGAGAGTGGGGGCAGTGAATATGGAACCGGACCAGGTCGGAAACGAAGAAGGAAGCACcgagaaaaaaaggagaagaagacaAAGCGGCGGAAAAAGGGGGAGGGAGATGGGGGGCAAAAG CAAGTGGAACAGAAGTCATCAGCAACTCTGCTTCTGACCTGGGGCCTGGAGGATGTGGAGCATGTGTTCTCTGAGGAGGATTACCACACACTCACCAACTACAAAGCCTTCAGCCAGTTCATGAG GCCCCTGATTGCTAAGAAGAATCCTAAGATCCCAATGTCTAAGATGATGACCATCCTTGGGGCCAAATGGAGAGAGTTCAGCGCCAACAACCCCTTCAAGGGGTCAGCAGCTGCTGtggcggcggcagcggcagcagcagcagcagctgtagCTGAGCAGGTGTCAGCTGCTGTCTCATCGGCCACCCCCATAGCACCCTCCGGACCCCCCGCCCTTCCACCACCCCCTGCTGCTGATATCCAGCCCCCACCCATCCGAAGAGCCAAAACCAAAGAGGGCAAAG GTCCAGGCCATAAGAGGCGGAGTAAGAGCCCCCGAGTGCCTGATGGACGCAAGAAGCTTCGGGGAAAGAAAATGGCACCGCTCAAAATAAAACTAGGGCTGCTGGGtggcaagaggaagaaaggaggctcG TATGTTTTTCAGAGTGACGAAGGTCCTGAACCAGAGGCTGAGGAGTCAGACCTGGACAGTGGCAGTGTCCACAGTGCCTCAGGCCGGCCTGATGGCCCTGTCCGCACCAAGAAACTAAAGAGAGGCCGgccaggaaggaagaagaagaagg TCCTGGGCTGTCCTGCAGTGgccggggaggaggaggttgaTGGCTACGAGACGGATCACCAGGATTACTGTGAGGTGTGCCAGCAGGGTGGGGAAATTATTCTGTGTGACACCTGCCCTCGTGCCTACCACCTCGTCTGCCTTGATCCTGAGCTTGACCGGGCTCCCGAGGGCAAATGGAGCTGCCCTCACTGT GAGAAGGAGGGGGTCcagtgggaggccaaggaggaagaggaggaatacgatgaggagggagaggaggaaggggagaaggaggaggaggatgatcaCATGGAGTACTGCCGCGTGTGCAAGGACGGCGGGGAGCTGCTGTGCTGTGACGCGTGCATCTCTTCCTACCACATTCATTGTCTAAACCCTCCCCTGCCTGACATTCCCAATGGTGAATGGCTGTGTCCCCGATGCACA TGCCCTGTGCTGAAGGGTCGAGTGCAGAAGATCCTGCATTGGCGGTGGGGGGAGCCGCCTGTAGCAGTGCCAGCCCCTCAACAGGCAGACGGGAATCCAGATGTCCCAGCCCCGCGTCCTCTTCAAGGCAGATCAGAGCGAGAGTTCTTTGTCAAGTGGGTGGGACTATCCTACTGGCACTGCTCCTGGGCCAAGGAGCTTCAG CTGGAAATCTTCCATTTGGTTATGTACCGAAACTACCAGCGGAAGAATGACATGGATGAGCCCCCGCCCCTGGACTATGGCTCCGGCGAGGATGATGGGAAGAGTGACAAGCGTAAAGTGAAAGACCCACACTATGCTGAGATGGAGGAGAAGTACTATCGTTTTGGCATCAAGCCAGAGTGGATGACTGTCCACCGTATCATCAACCACAG TGTGGATAAAAAGGGGAATTACCACTATCTAGTAAAATGGAGGGACTTGCCATATGACCAGTCCACGTGGGAGGAAGATGAAATGAATATCCCTGAATATGAAGAACATAAGCAAAGCTACTGGAGACACCG AGAACTAATTATGGGGGAAGACCCTGCCCAGCCCCGGAagtataagaagaagaagaaggagctACAGGGTGATGGGCCTCCCAGTTCTCCCACTAATGAT CCTACCGTGAAATATGAGACTCAGCCACGGTTTATCACAGCCACTGGAGGCACCCTGCACATGTACCAGCTGGAAGGGCTGAACTGGCTGCGCTTCTCCTGGGCCCAGGGCACTGATACCATTCTAGCTGATGAGATGGGGCTGGGCAAGACCATACAAACTATTGTCTTCCTCTACTCACTCTATAAGGAG GGCCACACAAAAGGTCCCTTCCTGGTGAGTGCCCCACTCTCTACCATCATTAACTGGGAGCGGGAGTTCCAGATGTGGGCACCCAAATTCTATGTGGTGACATACACGGGTGACAAGGATAGCCGGGCCATCATTCGTGAGAATGAATTCTCCTTTGAGGACAATGCCATCAAAGGGGGCAAGAAAGCTTTTAAGATGAAG AGGGAGGCACAGGTGAAGTTCCACGTTCTCCTGACATCGTATGAGCTGATCACCATTGATCAGGCAGCACTCGGTTCTATCCGCTGGGCCTGTCTTGTGGTAGATGAGGCCCATCGACTCAAGAACAACCAGTCCAAG TTTTTCAGGGTTCTCAATGGTTACAAGATAGATCATAAGTTGCTGCTGACAGGAACCCCATTGCAGAATAATCTGGAGGAGCTCTTCCATCTCCTGAACTTCCTCACCCCAGAGAGATTTAA CAACttggagggcttcctggaggaattTGCTGACATATCCAAAGAGGACCAGATCAAGAAACTGCATGATTTGCTGGGGCCACATATGCTACGGAGGCTCAAGGCAGATGTCTTTAAGAACATGCCAGCCAAGACAGAGCTCATCGTTCGAGTGGAGCTAAGCCCCATGCAGAA GAAATACTACAAGTACATCCTGACTCGAAATTTTGAGGCCTTGAATTCACGAGGTGGTGGGAACCAGGTGTCGCTGCTTAATATCATGATGGATCTTAAGAAGTGCTGCAACCATCCATACCTTTTTCCCGTGGCTGCTATG GAATCCCCCAAACTCCCCAGTGGGGCTTATGAGGGTGGGGCACTTATTAAGTCATCTGGGAAGCTCATGCTGCTCCAGAAGATGCTGCGAAAGCTGAAGGAGCAAGGACACCGAGTACTCATCTTCTCGCAG ATGACCAAAATGTTAGACTTGCTTGAGGACTTCTTAGACTATGAAGGCTACAAGTATGAACGCATCGATGGTGGCATCACTGGTGCCCTGAGGCAGGAGGCCATCGATCGGTTTAATG CTCCTGGAGCCCAACAATTCTGCTTCCTCCTGTCCACCCGAGCTGGAGGCCTGGGCATCAATCTGGCCACTGCTGACACTGTCATCATCTTTGATTCTGACTGGAACCCCCATAATGACATTCAG GCCTTTAGCCGGGCTCATCGGATTGGCCAGGCCAACAAAGTGATGATTTACCGGTTTGTGACTCGTGCGTCAGTGGAAGAGCGAATCACACAAGTGGCCAAAAGAAAGATGATGCTGACACACCTGGTTGTGCGGCCTGGGCTGGGCTCCAAGGCAGGCTCCATGTCTAAGCAGGAGCTTGACGACATTCTCAAATTTGGCACTGAAGAGCTGTTCAAGGATGAAAACGAGG GGGAGAACAAGGAGGAAGACAGCAGTGTGATTCATTATGACAATGAGGCCATCGCTCGGCTGTTGGACCGGAACCAGGATGCAACTGAGGACACTGACGTGCAGAACATGAATGAGTATCTCAGCTCCTTCAAAGTGGCACAGTACGTCGTGCGGGAAGAAGACAAG ATTGAGGAAATTGAGCGAGAGATCATCAAGCAGGAGGAGAATGTGGACCCTGACTACTGGGAGAAGCTGCTGAGGCATCACTATGAGCAACAGCAGGAAGACCTAGCCCGGAATCTAGGCAAGGGCAAGCGGGTTCGCAAGCAAGTTAACTACAATGATGCTGCTCAGGAAGACCAAG ACAACCAGTCAGAGTACTCGGTGGGTtcagaggaggaggatgaagactTCGATGAACGTCCTGAAG GGCGTAGACAGTCAAAGAGGCAGCTCCGGAATGAGAAAGATAAGCCACTGCCTCCACTGCTGGCCCGAGTCGGGGGCAACATTGAG GTGCTAGGCTTCAATACCCGTCAGCGGAAGGCTTTCCTCAATGCCGTGATGCGCTGGGGGATGCCACCACAGGATGCCTTCACCACACAGTGGCTGGTGCGGGACCTGAGGGGCAAGACTGAGAAGGAGTTTAA GGCCTATGTATCTTTGTTCATGCGCCATCTGTGTGAGCCTGGGGCAGACGGCTCTGAAACCTTTGCCGATGGGGTCCCTCGGGAGGGACTGAGTCGCCAGCAGGTGCTGACCCGCATTGGAGTCATGTCTCTCGTCAAGAAGAAG GTGCAGGAATTTGAGCACATCAATGGGCGTTGGTCAATGCCAGAACTGATGCCCGACCCCAGTGCTGACTCTAAGCGCTCCTCCAGAGCCTCCTCTCCTACCAAAACGTCTCCCACCACTCCTGAGGCTTCTGCTACCAACAGTCCCTGCACCTCTAAACCTG CTACTCCAGCTCCAAGTGAGAAAGGAGAAGGCATAAGGACTCCTCTTGAGAAGGAGGAAGCTGAAAACCAGGAGGAAAAGCCAGAGAAGAACAGCAGAATTGGGGAGAAGATGGACACAGAG GTTGatgcccccagcccagccccatcaCTCGGGGAGCGGCTGGAGCCAAGGAAGATTCCTCTAGAGGATGAGGTGCCAGGGGTACCTGGAGAGATGGAGCTTGAACCTGGGTACCGTGGGGACAGAGAGAAGTCAG AAGATGTAAAAGGTGACCGGGAGCTTCGACCAGGGCCTCGAGATGAGCCACGGTCCAATGGGCGACgagaggaaaagacagagaagcCCCGGTTCATGTTCAATATCGCAGATGGTGGCTTCACAG AGCTTCACACACTGTGGCAGAATGAGGAACGGGCAGCTATTTCCTCGGGCAAACTCAATGAGATCTGGCACAGAAGACACGACTACTGGCTTCTGGCTGGGATTGTCCT CCATGGCTATGCACGGTGGCAGGACATCCAGAATGATGCTCAATTTGCCATTATCAACGAGCCATTTAAAACTGAAGCCAATAAGGGGAACTTTCTGGAGATGAAAAATAAGTTCCTGGCCCGGAGGTTCAAG CTCCTGGAGCAGGCGCTGGTGATTGAGGAGCAGCTGCGGCGGGCGGCCTACCTGAACCTGTCACAGGAGCCGGCGCACCCCGCCATGGCCCTCCACGCCCGCTTCGCCGAGGCCGAGTGCCTGGCCGAGAGCCACCAGCACCTCTCCAAGGAGTCGCTGGCGGGGAACAAGCCGGCCAACGCCGTCCTGCACAAGGGTAAGGGCCGCGGCGGCCCCGCGCGGGGGAGGGCCCACAACGCTGC TTCTGAACCAGCTGGAGGAGTTGCTGAGCGACATGAAGGCGGACGTGACCCGCCTGCCAGCCACGCTATCCCGAATACCCCCCATCGCAGCCCGCCTTCAGATGTCCGAGCGCAGCATCCTCAGCCGGCTGGCCAGCAAGGGCACGGAGCCTCACCCCACACCG GCCTTCCCCCCGGGTCCCTACGCTACACCTCCGGGGTACGGGGCAGCCTTCAGCGCCGCACCCGTAGGGGCCCTGGCCGCCGCAGGCGCCAATTACAGCCAGATGCCTGCAGGGTCCTTCATCACAG CCGCCACCAACGGCCCTCCAGTGCTggtgaagaaggagaaggaaatggTGGGGGCATTGGTGTCAGACGGGCTGGATCGGAAGGAGCCCCGAGCCGGGGAGGTGATCTGTATAGACGACTGACTGGATCCCAGGCCTGCCCTTCACCCAGGCCCCGTCCCCGAGGCCGACCCCCAGCTCAAGTGCTGGGGCCTGCTGCCAGCCCTCCACCTTCCCCACCCCTTGGGCCATCACTGGGCTAG